One part of the Mycolicibacterium aromaticivorans JS19b1 = JCM 16368 genome encodes these proteins:
- the gabT gene encoding 4-aminobutyrate--2-oxoglutarate transaminase, with the protein MTTLEQSRKLVTEIPGPGSIELSKRRVAAVSRGVGVTMPVFTARAGGGIIEDVDGNRLIDLGSGIAVTTIGNASPRVVEAVQAQVADFTHTCFMVTPYEEYVAVAEHLNRLTPGSYEKRSALFNSGSEAVENAVKIARSYTRKTAVVAFDHAYHGRTNLTMALTAKSMPYKSGFGPFAPEIYRAPLSYPFRDGLIDKEWATDGELAAERALSIIDKQIGAANLAAVIIEPIQGEGGFIVPAPGFLPALRAWCSENDVVFIADEVQTGFARTGAMFACEDEGIEPDLIVTAKGIADGLPLSAVTGRAEIMDAPHVSGLGGTYGGNPLACAAALATIETIELDGLVDRAKQIEAVMKDKLGRMQADDDRIGDVRGRGAMIAVELVKSGTAEPDPELAKTLAATAHAQGVVVLTCGTYGNVLRFLPPLAISDELLTEGLDVLAEILRSLR; encoded by the coding sequence GTGACCACCCTCGAGCAGAGCCGCAAACTCGTCACCGAGATTCCCGGCCCCGGGTCCATCGAACTGAGCAAGCGCAGGGTCGCCGCGGTGTCGCGCGGCGTCGGCGTCACGATGCCCGTCTTCACCGCGCGGGCCGGTGGCGGAATCATCGAGGACGTCGACGGCAACCGCTTGATCGACCTCGGCTCGGGCATCGCGGTCACGACGATCGGCAACGCGTCGCCGCGGGTGGTCGAAGCCGTGCAGGCGCAGGTCGCCGACTTCACCCACACCTGCTTCATGGTGACGCCCTACGAGGAATACGTCGCGGTAGCCGAGCACCTCAACCGGCTCACCCCGGGCTCCTACGAGAAGCGCTCCGCGTTGTTCAACTCCGGATCCGAAGCCGTGGAGAACGCGGTCAAGATCGCCCGCTCGTACACCCGCAAGACCGCGGTGGTGGCCTTCGACCACGCCTATCACGGGCGCACCAACCTGACGATGGCGCTGACCGCGAAGTCGATGCCCTACAAGAGCGGGTTCGGCCCGTTCGCCCCCGAGATCTACCGCGCCCCACTCTCCTACCCCTTCCGCGACGGACTGATCGACAAGGAATGGGCCACCGACGGCGAACTGGCCGCCGAGCGGGCGCTGAGCATCATCGACAAGCAGATCGGCGCGGCCAATCTGGCCGCGGTGATCATCGAACCGATCCAGGGTGAGGGCGGCTTCATCGTTCCGGCACCAGGGTTCCTGCCGGCACTGCGGGCGTGGTGTTCGGAGAACGACGTGGTGTTCATCGCCGACGAGGTGCAGACCGGGTTCGCGCGCACCGGCGCGATGTTCGCCTGCGAGGACGAGGGCATCGAGCCGGATCTGATCGTGACGGCCAAGGGCATCGCCGACGGTCTGCCGCTGTCGGCGGTGACCGGGCGCGCCGAAATCATGGACGCGCCGCACGTCAGCGGTCTCGGCGGCACCTACGGCGGCAATCCCCTGGCGTGTGCAGCCGCGCTGGCCACCATCGAGACCATCGAACTCGACGGCCTGGTGGATCGGGCCAAGCAGATCGAAGCGGTGATGAAGGACAAACTCGGCCGGATGCAGGCCGACGACGACCGCATCGGCGATGTGCGCGGCCGGGGCGCGATGATCGCCGTCGAGTTGGTGAAATCCGGCACCGCCGAACCGGATCCGGAGCTCGCCAAAACGCTGGCGGCCACCGCGCACGCCCAGGGCGTGGTGGTGCTGACCTGTGGCACGTACGGCAATGTGCTGCGGTTCCTGCCACCGTTGGCCATCAGCGACGAGCTGCTGACCGAGGGACTCGACGTGCTGGCTGAAATTCTTCGCAGCCTTCGATGA
- the secD gene encoding protein translocase subunit SecD: MASSSAPVHPYRWLALFLVLLIGVYLLVFLTGDKRSSPKLGIDLQGGTRVTLTARTPDGSRPTRDALNQAQQIIGARVNGLGVSGSEVVIDGDNLVITVPGNDGNEARNLGQTARLFIRPVIGQPIPVEAIKQQMQAAGVPGAGGPGGPVPAPPPGAPPAGAPAPGAPAPAAGEPAPGAPAPAAGEPAPGAPAPAAGEPAAPPPAAPAPAPQPRPYPEEPAPSPTPAPPEPAPAPGEPPTAAPAPPAPGQPAPPAAPAPPDPRKDLAARISFEKQLRQSTNQNLLLIAVQYMAGKCDQPDILAGNDDPNLPLVACSQDHKYIYVLDKSIISGDQIKDATSGFDQQSGAYVVNVEFKDKASTTWADFTAANIGTQTAFTLDSQVVSAPQIREAIPGGRTQISGGNPPFTAETAKQLANVLKYGSLPLSFESSEAETVSATLGLASLRAGLIAGAIGLGLVLLYSLLYYRVLGLLTALSLVASGAMVFGILVLLGRYINYTLDLAGIAGLIIGIGTTADSFVVFFERIKDEIREGRSFRSAVPRGWARARKTILSGNAVTFLAAAVLYFLAVGQVKGFAFTLGLTTILDVVVVFLVTWPMVYLASKSPTMAKPAFNGLGAVQQIARERRAAATATGRR; the protein is encoded by the coding sequence GTGGCATCGTCTTCGGCGCCGGTGCATCCCTACCGATGGCTGGCGCTGTTCCTGGTCTTGCTCATCGGGGTGTACCTGCTGGTCTTCCTCACCGGAGACAAACGCTCGAGCCCCAAGCTGGGCATCGACCTGCAGGGCGGGACCCGCGTCACCCTGACAGCACGCACCCCGGACGGCTCCCGTCCGACGCGCGACGCGTTGAACCAGGCTCAGCAGATCATCGGCGCCCGTGTCAACGGTCTTGGCGTGTCGGGCTCCGAGGTCGTGATCGACGGCGACAACCTCGTCATCACCGTTCCCGGTAACGACGGCAACGAGGCCCGCAACCTGGGTCAGACCGCGCGGCTGTTCATCCGCCCGGTGATCGGTCAGCCGATCCCTGTCGAGGCCATCAAGCAGCAGATGCAGGCGGCGGGCGTGCCCGGCGCCGGCGGGCCCGGCGGTCCGGTGCCCGCACCGCCACCCGGCGCACCGCCGGCGGGAGCGCCTGCCCCCGGAGCGCCGGCACCCGCGGCCGGTGAGCCTGCCCCCGGAGCTCCGGCACCCGCGGCCGGTGAGCCTGCCCCCGGAGCTCCGGCACCCGCGGCCGGTGAGCCGGCCGCCCCACCGCCGGCGGCGCCTGCGCCCGCACCGCAGCCGCGCCCCTACCCGGAAGAGCCGGCGCCGTCACCCACCCCCGCACCACCCGAACCCGCGCCTGCACCTGGTGAGCCGCCGACAGCGGCCCCGGCTCCGCCCGCCCCCGGGCAGCCGGCCCCGCCCGCGGCGCCGGCCCCGCCGGACCCGCGCAAGGACCTCGCGGCGCGAATCAGCTTCGAGAAGCAGCTGCGGCAGAGCACCAACCAGAACCTGCTGCTGATCGCGGTGCAATACATGGCGGGCAAGTGCGACCAGCCCGACATCCTGGCCGGTAACGACGACCCGAACCTGCCGTTGGTCGCGTGCTCGCAGGACCACAAGTACATCTACGTGCTGGACAAGTCGATCATCAGCGGCGACCAGATCAAGGACGCCACCTCGGGCTTCGACCAGCAGAGCGGCGCCTACGTCGTCAACGTCGAGTTCAAGGACAAGGCGTCCACCACGTGGGCCGACTTCACCGCCGCCAACATCGGCACCCAGACCGCGTTCACGCTCGACTCCCAGGTGGTCAGCGCCCCGCAGATCCGCGAGGCGATCCCCGGCGGGCGCACCCAGATCAGCGGCGGCAACCCGCCGTTCACCGCCGAAACCGCCAAACAATTGGCCAACGTCCTGAAATACGGATCACTTCCGCTGTCCTTCGAGTCCTCGGAGGCTGAAACCGTCTCGGCGACACTGGGATTGGCGTCGCTTCGGGCGGGCCTGATCGCGGGCGCGATCGGCCTGGGGCTGGTGCTGCTGTACTCGCTGCTCTACTACCGGGTGCTCGGACTGTTGACGGCGCTGTCGCTCGTCGCCTCTGGTGCGATGGTGTTCGGCATCCTGGTGCTGCTCGGCAGATACATCAACTACACCCTCGACCTGGCCGGTATCGCCGGTCTGATCATCGGTATCGGCACCACCGCCGACTCGTTCGTGGTGTTCTTCGAACGCATAAAGGACGAGATCCGAGAAGGGCGTTCGTTCCGCTCGGCGGTGCCGCGCGGTTGGGCTCGCGCCCGTAAGACGATTCTGTCCGGCAACGCGGTCACCTTCCTGGCCGCCGCGGTGCTGTACTTCCTGGCTGTCGGCCAGGTGAAGGGCTTCGCCTTCACCCTCGGCTTGACGACGATCCTCGACGTCGTCGTGGTGTTCCTGGTGACCTGGCCGATGGTGTACCTGGCGTCGAAGTCGCCGACGATGGCCAAACCGGCGTTCAACGGTCTCGGCGCGGTGCAGCAGATCGCCCGAGAACGGCGAGCCGCCGCCACTGCGACGGGACGGAGGTAA
- a CDS encoding nitroreductase family protein yields the protein MDLIDALRSTGSVREFTDQPVDDSVLARILDTARFAPSGANAQAWRLVVVKDPETRGRLRELYRQPWVEYLALTAAGLRPWAPVNDPADETSALAAGTGQAEQAASSGLAAHLDKVPALLALFADLSQLAAVDRDLDRYSLAGGASVYPFAWSILLAARAEGIGGVLTTMLIREEDEVKRLLGAEEPLALAAVIALGHPVRQVRRLTRAPVESFTTVDRLDGAPFLAANSD from the coding sequence ATGGACCTGATTGATGCCCTGCGCAGCACCGGGTCGGTGCGCGAGTTCACCGACCAGCCCGTCGACGACTCGGTGCTTGCACGCATCCTCGACACCGCGCGCTTCGCCCCCAGCGGCGCCAATGCGCAGGCCTGGCGCCTGGTCGTGGTGAAGGATCCCGAGACCCGGGGACGTCTACGTGAGCTGTATCGACAGCCGTGGGTCGAGTATCTGGCACTCACCGCGGCCGGGCTGCGGCCGTGGGCACCGGTCAACGACCCCGCCGACGAGACGTCCGCCCTGGCCGCCGGCACCGGGCAGGCCGAGCAGGCCGCGTCGAGCGGTCTGGCCGCCCACCTCGACAAGGTTCCCGCGCTGCTGGCGCTTTTCGCCGACCTGTCCCAGCTGGCTGCCGTCGACCGAGATCTCGACCGCTATTCACTGGCCGGCGGCGCCTCGGTCTATCCCTTCGCCTGGAGCATCCTGCTGGCCGCCCGCGCGGAAGGGATCGGCGGCGTGCTCACCACGATGCTCATCAGGGAAGAGGACGAGGTCAAGCGCCTGCTCGGCGCCGAGGAACCGTTGGCGCTGGCGGCGGTGATCGCGCTGGGCCATCCGGTTCGGCAGGTCAGACGGCTGACCCGCGCGCCGGTGGAATCGTTCACCACGGTCGACCGGCTGGACGGCGCTCCCTTTCTTGCGGCCAACTCCGACTGA
- the yajC gene encoding preprotein translocase subunit YajC has translation MDLLVFLPLIIIMGAFMYFASRRQRKAMQATIDLHESLNVGDRVHTTSGLQATITGITDDTVDLEIAPGVVTTWMKLAVRDRIEDEADDTDDETSGATELTESDADRLTKD, from the coding sequence ATGGACCTGCTCGTCTTCCTGCCCCTGATCATCATCATGGGCGCATTCATGTATTTCGCCTCCCGGCGCCAACGCAAGGCCATGCAGGCCACCATCGACCTGCATGAGTCCTTGAATGTCGGCGACCGGGTGCACACCACCTCCGGCCTTCAGGCCACGATCACCGGCATCACCGACGACACCGTCGACCTCGAGATTGCCCCCGGCGTCGTGACCACCTGGATGAAGCTGGCCGTCCGCGACCGCATCGAGGACGAGGCCGACGACACCGACGACGAGACGAGTGGCGCCACAGAGCTCACCGAGTCCGACGCGGACCGCCTGACCAAAGACTGA
- a CDS encoding aminobutyraldehyde dehydrogenase, producing MTQNFIDGELVDSVSGATMPIVDPSTGEKYGTAPISTEQDIDNAYAAASRAFTDWKRTTPSQRQKALLDFADDVEKHANGLVAAEGRNTGKPNHVTLAEEIPPMLDQIRFFAGAARILEGKSAGEYPADHTSWIRREPVGVIGQVAPWNYPMMMAIWKFCPAIAAGNTVVLKPSDTTPVTTVMLAEIAARHFGPGVLNVVCGDRVTGAGVVAHPTPQMVSITGSVAAGRAVAVSAGGHLKRTHLELGGKAPVIVFDDADIAAAAEGIATAGYFNAGQDCTAATRVLARAGVAEDLTAALAEQATAAATTFGRAADDEDAWVPPVNNANQLDRVLGFLSDVPAHATVAAGGKRQGDKGFYIEPTVIGGLRQGDRHVQEEIFGPVITVQAFADEDEALRWANGVAYGLASSVWTSNVSRALRVSNSLDFGCVWINTHIPLVAEMPHGGFKSSGHGKDLSMYSLEDYTRIKHVMAYTG from the coding sequence ATGACGCAAAACTTCATCGACGGCGAGCTCGTCGACTCGGTGAGCGGGGCGACGATGCCGATCGTCGACCCGTCCACCGGCGAAAAGTACGGCACCGCACCGATTTCCACTGAACAAGACATCGACAACGCGTACGCCGCGGCAAGTAGGGCGTTCACCGACTGGAAGCGCACAACACCCTCGCAGCGACAGAAGGCGCTGCTGGATTTCGCCGACGACGTCGAAAAGCATGCGAACGGCCTGGTTGCCGCCGAGGGGCGCAACACCGGCAAGCCCAATCACGTCACGCTGGCCGAAGAGATCCCCCCGATGCTCGACCAGATCCGGTTCTTCGCCGGTGCGGCAAGGATTCTGGAGGGCAAGTCGGCGGGCGAATATCCGGCCGACCACACCTCGTGGATCCGTCGTGAGCCGGTCGGGGTGATCGGGCAGGTCGCGCCCTGGAACTACCCGATGATGATGGCTATCTGGAAGTTCTGTCCCGCCATCGCCGCAGGCAACACCGTCGTGCTCAAACCCAGTGACACCACCCCCGTCACCACGGTGATGCTGGCCGAGATCGCCGCCAGGCACTTCGGGCCCGGTGTGCTCAACGTCGTGTGCGGTGATCGGGTGACCGGCGCAGGTGTCGTCGCGCACCCGACCCCCCAGATGGTCTCGATCACCGGATCCGTCGCCGCAGGGCGTGCGGTGGCGGTCAGCGCCGGCGGCCACCTCAAACGTACCCATCTCGAACTCGGCGGCAAAGCGCCGGTGATCGTGTTCGACGACGCCGACATCGCCGCTGCCGCAGAAGGAATCGCGACGGCCGGATATTTCAACGCAGGCCAGGACTGCACCGCCGCCACCCGGGTGCTGGCCCGCGCAGGGGTGGCCGAGGACCTCACCGCCGCGCTGGCCGAACAGGCCACGGCCGCGGCCACGACGTTCGGGCGCGCCGCCGACGACGAGGATGCCTGGGTGCCGCCGGTCAACAACGCCAATCAGCTCGATCGGGTGCTGGGGTTCCTGTCCGACGTCCCGGCCCATGCGACGGTCGCTGCCGGCGGAAAACGTCAGGGCGACAAAGGTTTCTACATCGAACCGACCGTGATCGGCGGCCTGCGCCAGGGCGACCGGCACGTCCAGGAGGAAATTTTCGGGCCGGTGATCACCGTGCAGGCGTTCGCCGACGAGGACGAAGCGCTTCGCTGGGCGAATGGCGTGGCGTACGGCCTGGCATCGTCGGTGTGGACCTCGAACGTGTCGCGCGCCCTACGGGTGTCCAATTCGTTGGATTTCGGATGCGTGTGGATCAATACGCACATTCCGCTGGTCGCCGAGATGCCGCATGGCGGCTTCAAGTCGTCAGGGCACGGCAAAGATCTGTCGATGTACTCACTTGAGGACTACACCCGCATCAAGCACGTGATGGCCTACACCGGCTGA
- the secF gene encoding protein translocase subunit SecF — MAKDTAEDTAEDTASTAVEAPDLEATGAGAPRHGFFVRLYTGTGAFEVIGKRKLWYAVSGLIVLACIVSIALKGFTFGIDFEGGTKVGMPVAGQNGTATTQQVEDVFSKTLGRAPESVVLVGNGSSATVQIRSEALTNQQTDQLREALFEAFKPKAGNGQPDKSTISDSAVSETWGDQITKKALIALAVFLVLAAIYITFRYERYMAMSALLTLVFDLVVTAGVYSIVGFEVTPATVIGLLTILGFSLYDTVIVFDKVEENTHGFEHTTRRTFAEQANLAVNQTFMRSINTSLISVLPILALIVVAVWLLGVGTLMDLALVQLVGVIVGTYSSIFFATPLLVTLRERTDLVRTHTRRVLNRRKPSATASDVVTGGAADLDEAADAVPAEAAIGGTPAVGNKPTPGARPARPGRPTGKRSPRGR; from the coding sequence ATGGCCAAAGACACCGCAGAGGACACTGCAGAAGACACGGCATCCACCGCCGTCGAAGCACCCGACCTCGAAGCGACGGGCGCCGGCGCGCCCAGGCACGGCTTCTTCGTCCGCCTCTACACCGGCACCGGTGCCTTCGAGGTCATCGGTAAGCGCAAGCTCTGGTATGCGGTCAGCGGGCTGATCGTCCTTGCCTGCATCGTGAGCATCGCGCTGAAGGGCTTCACCTTCGGTATCGATTTCGAGGGCGGCACCAAGGTCGGCATGCCAGTCGCCGGCCAGAACGGCACCGCGACGACCCAGCAGGTGGAAGATGTTTTCTCCAAGACGCTGGGCCGGGCGCCGGAGTCGGTCGTGCTGGTCGGCAACGGCAGCTCCGCTACCGTGCAGATCCGCTCGGAGGCACTGACCAACCAGCAGACCGACCAACTGCGCGAGGCGCTGTTCGAGGCGTTCAAGCCGAAGGCCGGAAATGGTCAGCCCGACAAGTCGACGATCAGCGACTCGGCGGTCTCGGAGACCTGGGGTGACCAGATCACCAAGAAGGCGCTGATCGCGCTCGCGGTGTTCCTGGTCCTCGCGGCGATTTACATCACCTTCCGCTACGAGCGGTACATGGCGATGTCGGCGTTGCTGACGCTGGTGTTCGACCTCGTCGTCACGGCCGGGGTGTACTCGATCGTCGGCTTCGAGGTCACGCCGGCGACGGTGATCGGTCTGCTCACAATCCTGGGCTTCTCGCTGTACGACACGGTCATCGTGTTCGACAAGGTGGAGGAGAACACCCACGGGTTCGAGCACACCACCCGAAGAACGTTCGCCGAACAGGCCAACCTCGCGGTGAACCAGACCTTCATGCGGTCGATCAACACCAGCCTCATCTCGGTGCTACCGATCCTGGCTCTGATCGTGGTCGCGGTGTGGCTGCTCGGTGTCGGCACGCTGATGGACCTGGCGCTGGTGCAGCTGGTCGGTGTCATCGTCGGCACCTACTCGTCGATCTTCTTCGCGACCCCGCTACTGGTGACCCTGCGCGAGCGCACCGACCTGGTGCGCACGCACACCCGCCGGGTGCTCAACCGCCGCAAGCCGTCCGCGACGGCCAGCGACGTCGTCACCGGGGGAGCCGCGGATCTGGACGAGGCCGCCGACGCGGTCCCTGCCGAGGCCGCCATCGGGGGGACTCCCGCGGTCGGCAACAAGCCCACGCCGGGTGCCCGTCCGGCCCGCCCGGGCCGGCCGACGGGCAAACGAAGCCCCCGCGGGCGATAG